A genomic stretch from Sporocytophaga myxococcoides includes:
- a CDS encoding type IX secretion system membrane protein PorP/SprF, translated as MRIYLILLILSFGSLNSIAQQTENRFLPVQLYQFSEFYSLINPARSSENFKFDINVGHRGSAAEGITNHINYFNGQVKFYQKYDRFHKVGLSFTGLAEGQYFKKNQVMVSYAWKMPVGKKNYLSVGLSLGAFNYSIGATQLTAGANSMTSTGNAGVLFYNDHFFCGVSVNQLNNGRVVPYTEVTRLARHYNVICGRIFHLNQHISLKSALLIRYVNNPKFDSEKPFPQIYFGTILGGLFSAGAVYQYRNGMALTAGLEGIYLNDNKLNFFFSYQVYSSRTRLNLRSYEIGIGFYIKEKRSPVKLEDDDSE; from the coding sequence ATGAGGATTTATCTAATACTTTTAATTTTATCTTTTGGGTCTTTAAATTCCATTGCACAGCAGACTGAGAACAGGTTTCTTCCTGTTCAGTTATATCAGTTTTCTGAGTTTTATTCTTTAATAAATCCTGCACGGAGCTCTGAAAATTTTAAATTTGACATCAATGTTGGTCATAGGGGAAGTGCTGCTGAAGGAATCACTAACCATATCAATTATTTTAATGGTCAGGTTAAATTTTACCAGAAATATGACCGCTTTCATAAAGTAGGCCTAAGTTTTACCGGGCTTGCAGAAGGGCAATATTTTAAGAAAAATCAGGTGATGGTGAGTTATGCCTGGAAGATGCCAGTCGGAAAGAAAAATTACCTTTCAGTAGGGTTGTCATTAGGGGCATTTAATTATTCGATTGGTGCAACGCAGCTTACGGCAGGTGCAAACTCCATGACAAGTACAGGAAATGCAGGAGTATTATTTTATAATGATCATTTTTTTTGCGGGGTTTCAGTAAATCAGTTAAATAACGGAAGGGTAGTGCCATACACCGAGGTGACAAGGCTTGCTCGACATTATAATGTAATATGTGGCAGGATTTTCCATTTGAATCAGCATATTTCTTTAAAATCTGCCTTGCTGATTCGGTATGTAAACAACCCGAAATTTGACAGCGAAAAGCCTTTCCCTCAGATATATTTTGGTACGATCCTCGGGGGATTATTCTCTGCAGGAGCAGTTTATCAATACAGAAATGGTATGGCCCTGACCGCGGGACTGGAAGGGATTTATCTGAATGACAATAAATTAAATTTCTTCTTTTCTTATCAGGTATATAGCAGCCGTACCAGACTTAATCTCCGTTCGTATGAGATCGGAATAGGCTTTTACATAAAAGAGAAAAGAAGTCCGGTGAAGTTGGAAGATGATGACTCAGAATAA